A stretch of Gossypium hirsutum isolate 1008001.06 chromosome A06, Gossypium_hirsutum_v2.1, whole genome shotgun sequence DNA encodes these proteins:
- the LOC107893944 gene encoding uncharacterized protein isoform X3, whose product MYLFYVLKQFKLLKNKSELLLNTNWQLLIRVSLSVSSIIIQGTTVPSNTTTAILAAPNLSNPMATVVGAASNPLTYNL is encoded by the exons ATGTACTTGTTTTACGTTTTGAAACA GTTCAAACTGTTGAAGAACAAGTCAGAGCTTCTGCTGAACACAAATTGGCAGTTGCTAATCAGAGTATCACTGTCGGTTTCTTCGATAATAATACAAG GAACTACAGTTCCATCAAACACCACTACTGCAATTCTTGCTGCTCCCAATTTGTCGAATCCCATGGCTACAGTTGTTGGTGCTGCTTCAAACCCATTAACCTATAATTTgtag
- the LOC107893944 gene encoding uncharacterized protein isoform X1, protein MYLFYVLKQFKLLKNKSELLLNTNWQLLIRVSLSVSSIIIQAHGDKFAAKRMRRLTQRRAVDYTSTVVRYMNYSSIKHHYCNSCCSQFVESHGYSCWCCFKPINL, encoded by the exons ATGTACTTGTTTTACGTTTTGAAACA GTTCAAACTGTTGAAGAACAAGTCAGAGCTTCTGCTGAACACAAATTGGCAGTTGCTAATCAGAGTATCACTGTCGGTTTCTTCGATAATAATACAAG CTCATGGTGACAAATTTGCTGCGAAAAGAATGAGAAGGCTGACCCAAAGGAGAGCTGTTGATTATACTAGTACTGTTGTGCGATATAT GAACTACAGTTCCATCAAACACCACTACTGCAATTCTTGCTGCTCCCAATTTGTCGAATCCCATGGCTACAGTTGTTGGTGCTGCTTCAAACCCATTAACCTATAA
- the LOC107893944 gene encoding uncharacterized protein isoform X2, translating to MYLFYVLKQFKLLKNKSELLLNTNWQLLIRVSLSVSSIIIQAHGDKFAAKRMRRLTQRRAVDYTSTVVRYMQELQFHQTPLLQFLLLPICRIPWLQLLVLLQTH from the exons ATGTACTTGTTTTACGTTTTGAAACA GTTCAAACTGTTGAAGAACAAGTCAGAGCTTCTGCTGAACACAAATTGGCAGTTGCTAATCAGAGTATCACTGTCGGTTTCTTCGATAATAATACAAG CTCATGGTGACAAATTTGCTGCGAAAAGAATGAGAAGGCTGACCCAAAGGAGAGCTGTTGATTATACTAGTACTGTTGTGCGATATATGCAG GAACTACAGTTCCATCAAACACCACTACTGCAATTCTTGCTGCTCCCAATTTGTCGAATCCCATGGCTACAGTTGTTGGTGCTGCTTCAAACCCATTAA